The Capsicum annuum cultivar UCD-10X-F1 chromosome 3, UCD10Xv1.1, whole genome shotgun sequence genomic sequence GAACAACTTGAATGGATTTTAGAGGTAGAAAAGAGTTACGAAGGAGATAACCGTGCTCAAGAATTGCTTATTGCTTTAGCAATTAAATTCAATCATAATCAGGACTACAAGTTGACTTCAGGGGTGTTGAGATACAATGGTAAGGTTTATATTGGCAAAACTACATATCTAAGACAACAACTACTACCTATTATGCATACATCATCTTTGGGTGGACACTCTGGACAATAAGGCACCTTGAAGAGGTTATAGTTGTATTTCTTTTTACCAGCAATGAAGAAAGAGATGCAAGATTTCGTCTCTACTTATGATATCTGTCAAATGTGTAAAGATGAGAGTGAAGCATCTCTCGGTACTTCACAGCCACTAGTTATACCAACTCAGTCCTGGAATGACAGTAGTCTTGATTTCAGAgaagaaattcctaaattttaagGGGAAGAGGTGATCCTAGTGGTGGTGGATAGATTCACCAAATATGCACATTTTGTAGCCTTACAACATCCATATACACAGCTCGGGTGGAAGAAGTTTCTATTAAAGAAGTCTGTAAGCTGCATGGGTTCCCAGAGACAATGGATTCTGATAGAGATAAGGTGTTCACTTGTTTATTCTAGAAACACTTGTTTAAGATAGTTGGTACCACAATATAAATGAGCACAACCTACCACCCCAAGTCTGATGGACAGATTAAAAGGCTCAACAAGTGTCTAGAAGGATACCTTAGAGCTTTGTTAATGAGTAACCTCAAGCAATAGGTAAAACTAGCTTCATTTAGCTGAGTGGTGGTATAACACCATATACCATAAAACCTTGTAGACCACTCCGTTCTTTTTTTTATATGGATATAACCCCCCTCCCACCCCCCACAAATTTCCCAAGGAGTGACTTACCAGTACATAATGCAGGATTTGGTCCAGCAAAGAGTGAAATTTCAGCAGGTATTAAGAGACAATTTAGTGCAAGCTCAGGCTAGGATGAAATGGTATGCTGATCAGAGGAGAAGTGAGAGGGAACTACAAGTAGGATACTGGGTTTATCTAAAGCTTCAACCATAGAGACAAACATCAATTGCGCTTAAAAAGTACCTCAAATTATGCCCAAAATTCTATAGCCCTTACAAGGTTCTACAAAGAGTGGtcaaggtagcttacaagcttaaATTCCTAATAAATTCTATTAtccacccagtgtttcatgttttccTTACTCAAAAAGGGAATTGGTCCAGATGTAACACCCCTTCAACAACTTTCATTAGTTGGAattgatggaaaaaatctttgtTAGGCCCCTGTCTATCTTACAAAGAAGAATGGTAATAATGTTGTAGCAGTGAAGGTCCTGATTCAATGGAAGAACTTATCTCCTGAAGAAGCTAACTGAGAGGACCGGACATTCATCAATGCCTAATTCCCTGACTTCATTCAGGGGTTAGCATCATATTCTTGAGGATAAGAATGTCCTGATAGAGGGTGAAATGTAATGATCACTCATTACACTTGTTAGCCACTACTAGTAATTGACACAGTTAGAGTCTATTTAAATAAGGTTCAGCAGTTAAAAATCAAGAGTGGCGATTAAATTAGATAAAAGGCTCAAGTCCACTCAAAAGGggtataaatatcaaatacaaatagaaaggaGGCATTATGAATTTAGTATGTTCAATACTCGTGTTCCTTCCTCAACTGTCCTTCTCTAAATCTCAACCCagtttcttattcttcttctcccccaaattttatttcttatcttccaAAATTCTTACTTGCCAGTGAAGTTATTTTCGATTAATTAGAAATGAGTCGATCTATAATTTGACTATTGATTTAGGTATACATTTATTTCTAGTTGGAGATTGTTCACCTTTGGAATTGAGTTGCTGAGCTAGCTTATCTAGGATTTTCCTTCAGTTTTAGTACTTTGTACAAGTTATTTGAATTCCAGTTAGTCAATTCCAAAATTCTGTTATTACTGTTTGAACACTACTCATCGTGAAGCTAGTATAACTGTTGAGTTGTTGTCGATTTAATTGTTGCGACTATTGGAGCTCATTACACATTAATTAAGTTAGAAGGCGTCAAGTCCTTCAAACAATTGCATACAATTATTTGACAACTATATCAATTGTCCCAAcaactatttaatttttcaataacttcgcatagttgtcgaacaacttcgtatagttgtcgaacaacttcTATAATATTGAGATAACTTTTATAGATTGTTGAGATTACTTTTATAGCTATTGAggtaaaagtgtaaaaataaaaagcTATAAAAAATTTGTCACTTTTatccaatttttaaaatttaaagaactctCACTTAATTGATAAACTCATTTGTACCTTTTAATTGTATTTCCCATGAACATAAAAATACCAGAGAAAAGTagacattgaagatgaagaaggagaaagagaCTGGAGAATGAAGGTATCAGATATGTTCGATGGGGTTTGGAATTAttttaaaaagaccaaaatgctATATTTGACATGTTCCAAAAGTAATTAAGGACATTTTGGATAAAGCAAAATGGATACCTTGCTAACATACAATTCTCTCCTTGGCTTCATCTATCTTTATTTGTCTATATTATTAATAATAGATATCTGATAATAtttgttaaatttaaaaaatcaataaataattcaCTCATTTGTGCATATTTTGCTATTAGTCgatattaaatactattcatcatttcatttttttatcaaatattatattcaaaaaataatataataaaattatttctattatttattatttcttaaaatgtATGTCAAGTTCATAATGGACTTATTGGGCAGAGGGAGtacattcatgaattatgttagCAAAATCCTTTAAATAATTCCAAACATTTATTTCCTGAATTTACATTCAGTTCCACCCCTGTTAGAAGCGGATTTAGGATTTAACGCCTGTGGATTTTTCacattagataaaaataaaatcaaaatactccctccgtttaaaaaaaaaatgacctactttttttagtctatttcaaaaaaaaaaatgatccttttctttttcgataatatttttaattcaacattttacatgacatgtttaaaaactacaagattaaatggtattttgatacatttgacataattttaatttagcaCCACATGATTCACaaagttgtttattttttctttttgaaacggaaGGAGTAGTAACTAAGAAGATTCAGATCCACACCATGAGGTCAACAAAACCTTAACAAGACCCTCTAATCCGCTGGACCAACAATATATTTTGTTTATAAATTTTCaacttataaattttatatatttattgcacttttcaatataaatataattactAGGTTCCCGAAACCCCCCACCTAACTCCCTACCTCCGTCCCTGCCCCTACCCTCCTTGCTCCTCTTCTTCTCCTCCATTGAATGACACTCCTCCTCCAATGACATCAGCATCAATAACCGATACCCATCGCCGCTGCTTATGCTAACCCCTCACTCTgtcattttgataaaataaaaaactctCATTCATTGTCTTCACCATCTTCCGAATTagtaattatttatcaaaatacaaCAACTGACTTTCCCCTCAAAAATTTAATTCGTTTCATTCTTgttgaaaataatgaaattttgtTCGATTTTTTTAAACCATATTTTTTCTGATGAATAAATACAAGGacttctctttttaaaaaaaaaaaaactaaagtgaAATTAGAGAGAGCTCGAGGGGGGTGGAGATGAGGGGAGTGGACATGGAAAAATATATACTTATTGCGGGAACGAACAGTGGGAGGAGGAAGACACctttttatatttaaatcatttttctctttttatatttaatttaggtGTATCAGCCAGAAAAAAAGGTATTGTTTAAAATTGTTTTAGGTGCTTCAAGAGAGTGGAATGCACGTTTTTTGTCATATCAGCATTTTATgtctaataaaaataatttttgaatagttaaagtgTTTTATAAGTATAACTGTATACGCTAAGTTAGATGTGTAAGTGAATTTTTTGAACAATTttaagagtcgtcgatcgataagtcttaaatttttttttttttttatttttatactccAAAAAAGTTGTGCAAGAAAGATTACAACATGTAATTGATGAAATGTATGAATCCATCAAGTACAACGAAACCTGGTCCCTAAGCTAACAAATGcaataatataaaagtaaaaaagaaagacaaTGCAATAATGTAAAGAGCACCCAAGTTTACGTGAAAACCTCTTTGATCAAGGGAGGTAAAAATTACAACCTGTCCACGGGATTTTTAGCTCTTCACTAATCTTCAAGCAACAAGTGATTACAAACGTCAATAATCACAAcctcttgtaataactctattacaagacaagTGTAGTAACTCTTCCACACTTTCAATTGACTAACTCTAGTAACTCTACCCAAGACTCAACACCACCCAAGATGGTAAATTAAACTTGACCAACTTACAAACGACTCGATTAATTAACTCTAATTGATTCAACTCGATCTAAGACCTGGGACAAGCTACACATCTACCATCCTTTATAAACAGGAGTAGATTTACAATATGAGAACAAAACATAAAAGACTCAAGACACAACAAGACTGAGTGAGCCCTTGATCAGGTCCCTTGTTGATGCATGAGTTGTGCTCATAAAGACGGTTTTTGCTATTTAGAGTGAAATCTTGATTTGCAAAAATTAGGTTTTGTTGTGTGTAAGTAGTCCTTTTATATGAGAATAGAAAACCTAGAACTCCCATTGGTTGAGGTTGGACACTTCTACTGCTGCACTACCAACTTTCTAAAGGAAAGTACAGCTTTCAGCTATAGTAAACTTGTTCTTTTCAGAGAGCAACTTCATACGGGACCAGGTCCCATAGGTATTGATATAAACTGTCGATCAGATTCTTTGTGGAATAGTTTGTAGATCTCCAAGAGTGTAACAGTAATTCTGGACATTCATCTCATTTGTAAACATGGATACCAGTACATGTAATGTAAGTAATGTAAGCGTGTAACTTCGTTCACCATGCCAAGTAAGGCAACGTAATAAATAAAGATCCAACATCTCACGGGAAAAAGGcaaaataaatagtaaataaagaTCCAGCATCCCATATTCTCGTGCCAAAAAGgtcaaaatagttaaataaagGTCCAGCATTGATGGTAAAATATTTAGTACTAGTAACTCTAGTACATAATTAACAAGGATTCATACATATAATTGTGGTCATTTCTCTCTCGTGATTTGTGAATCATATCCCTATCAAAACTAAAGAGTTCTACATATTTATCAAGCATGCATCGTCTTTGCATCTTGTTATTTGTCTTTGCATGTGTATCTTTAAGCTCTGGTAAGTTTTTACTACTTGATCATATTAATAACTCTTTTATTTTACGATTGACGATTATAATGTATGTGTTGTTATTTGTGTAGTCGAATTACTGATTATCTTTTTTATCTTGTAAAAAGGCGTTGAAGGAATTGGTGTGAACTACGGGCTCCTGGGAAATAATCTGCCACCACCAGCCCAAGTGATCAATCTCTTAAAGTCCAGAAATATTCAAAACATTCGAATTTTCGACCCTAACCAGGACGTGTTAAAGGCACTAGAGGGTTCTGGCATTTTGCTAATTCTTGGTACTCGAAATGAAGACCTGCAAGCACTTGCAAGTGATCCATCTTTTGCAAAAAATTGGATACTTACTAACGTTATTCCACATGCTTCAACTGTTAAAATTACATACATATCAGCAGGTAATGAAGTCATACCTGGACCATTAGCAACTTTTGTACTAGGAGCCATGCAAAATCTGGACTCGGCACTGAAAGCCAACAACCTTAATATACCTGTTACGACAGCAATCTCGTTGGGAGTTTTAGGAACCTCGTATCCCCCTTCGAATGGTGCATTCTCTGGGGATGCCGTTCAATTCCTGCAACCAATTGCACAGTTTTTAGCTACAAAGCAATATCCGCTACTGGCTAATGTTTATACTTATTTTGCCTATTCTGGGACTCCTGCTCAAATTCAATTAGACTATGCACTTTTAAAAAGCACGGCTCCGATTGTAAGTGACGGCCAATTCCAATACAACAACTTGTTTGATGCAACAGTAGACTCTCTGTATGCTGCATTGGAGAAAGTTGGACAATCTGCAGTAGAGATTGTGGTTACGGAAACAGGATGGCCGAGTGCTGGTGATGTTTATGCAACTATTGACAATGCTCAAACATATGTAAACAATTTGGTATCACATGTTGCATCTGGCCAAGGAACTCCCAAAAGGCCTGGCAAAGTTTTGCAGACATACATTTTTGCACTCTTCAACGAGAATCAAAAACCTGCTGGTACCGAGGAAAATTTTGGTTTATTCTACCCTAATATGACTGAAGTTTACCATGTCAACTTAACACCCTATCAGAattaatgtgtgtatatatatcatagGCCCCAACACCTCAATTGGTTCCTACATAGGGATTAGATAATTTTCCAATACTACCAAGGCTTTGTTTTTTCAATCGTTGTATTTACTTATGTTTCGTAATTGATAAAACATCATATCTATGCACAATAAGattttgatgtttaattattttgtCTCATTTTTTTTTGTCTAGTTGCTAGCAAATTTGGAAGATTATGCTTAGATCATATTATTCACTTACAAAACAGGCATGGTTTAATTTGATAAAATGAGAGCTGCTGCAAATAACAGAGGATTGCTCGGTTACAGTATATATTATAGCGACTGACATCACTATATACCATGCAAAGTTAatcttaattatataattataaggAGTTCTACAACTTACTAGTAGTAAAAGTCTATATATGACAATTTAATTACTAGTataatttagttaatttatagCCCTGCAGTTTCTTCTAATCTCTCCATTAGTCCCAGTAAGTGGACTAATATTCCCCATCTTCACCATGGCTGCAGCAAAATCACTTCTAAAAGCCGCATCATTAGTACTATAACTCCTCACCAATGCATCCTGAGATCCACCGTTAAACAATTCCTGATCCGAGTGAAGCAATCCACGTCGAACCACTAGGTTCTGATAATAATCATTGTCGAACTGATTCGGTGTCTGGATATCCAATGGTGCCAAATTTGCATCGCCACCAGAAGCAGGGCAAGTGGCCCTGCGCGTGGTAGCGAATTGAGAGTCGATGTTGGTGTCATTGTAGATGCGGTTTCTGAAAGTGGTGCAGCGGGCTTGGCCTATCGTGTGGCTGCCAGAGAGTGCTGTCATGTCGCGGGCGTTTAGGCCTTTAGCAGAGAACATAGAGATCAAAGTTGAAAGACTGGAAGTTGGTCCGGGGATTTGAGTGTTGGCAGCGCTTTGGCTTGCGGTCCTTGCATCTCTTCGGCCTAATGGCACTGCCCATGTTGGCCCTCCTAGCTGCATAGATATAATATAGTATATCATCAAAAAGGAGATTAAAGTTGGGAATTATTGACTTAATCCTCTATTCTAATTGTTGTGACTggaagtttaagaaagaaagaattttAGAATATGTAGTTTTGAACTTGCTacttgtatattttattttatgcggTGATGTTTGATTAGACGGGGAATTTAAGAAAATTACTCCTTTTAGTTTAAAGTAAATGAATTTTTGCCTCAATGCACATCTATTAAGAAAAGAAACTAGGACATAAATTATGCTTCACTTTCCATGTTTACCTTTTTACATATATTATCTAACTGTATTTCTTGAAATTTCAACCACATCAAAATAAAGTTAATTAAGTCTCCTGGAACTCATAACGTAGAAAGTGTAAatgaagggtaaaattgaaagaaattttcaaaCATGTCTCTTGTAGATtaaacaattcacttattttagatattaaaaaataactcaaaattcatttattttgaactaGTAGAGGGAGTAGAAAATAAGattaaagttttgaaaaataagaagtatGTCACATAAATCAGGAAGGATGcaatattctaacattttttgtTGCTACAAAAACTTCTTATTAAGAGTAAAATAAGAAGTTTTAAGTTAAAATTCagatataaaaaagtaatattcTTATTAGAACGGACTATATAATACAAAAATACTGTCACATAAATCGGAATAGATAAAATATAGTATGGTAGTGTAAAAACACATTTAACTAGTGTATTTTAACCCAATGTAACCGAAAATATGTCTTATGCATTCAAGTTAATATGGTATcatataagaaagaaaattttgatgAAGGCATGCATGGTGGAAACTGTCTGAAAGAATTACTGACCAGCGCAGTTCCTTCTCGGGCAGCAAGAGCAAGAATGTCTGCACAAGAGACAACATTAGGACAAGCAGCTTCAACTTGAGTTTTAATGGTGTCTATCACTTCATATCCTCTTGCTGAGTTCCTGTTTGGGTTTGCATTCTTTTCTCCTGTAAATGTTGTAGTGTCATCCAGTAGTATTGATGCATCGCACCCCTAAGTTAAGAGACAATTATTGTTATTAGAATAAAGATTAAAGAAATATGAAACTCTTAGTGAATCTCTTCAAATTTTAAGAGGATACATACGACCACAATTGTTATACGTAAGTTCCCTGTCATTTCACCTTAAAGATATACTAGTTGTTATATGTAGTTGTCAAATAAATACTCCTTCCGTAAATCTTTACTTGTCCATATTTGAGTTGGtacaatgataaataaataaaagagtaattttactatatcatcccatTTACTATTAGTCGTATAAAAGTTGAGAAATGAAGTAGTATTTATAAATAACCAGGGTAAATTAAGTAAAAAGAATGATAAATTATTTCTTGGTTTTCATTTTTCAAACACAAGAAGTTAAACAACTATTTTTAGCATACTGGGCAAGTGAAAGATGGACGACGTAGAGAGTAATATGTTAAAAATACAATAGTGATATTAATGGAAGTGAAGATGGTTGGATGAGCTTACATTAACAAAGCAATCATGGAAGAACAAACGAAGAATCGAGGCACCAAGTCTGGCCTCTCTATTCACAGCTTGTCTCATTACATTGCTCACAATTGTCTGCAGATTACGGCACGACGTCCCATAAAAATTGGCAGACAATTGAGCATTGCTAAAGCAAACAAAGCTTAATAAAAGACACAAAAATGCCAAAACGAGGTTCCTACTTAGGGGTGCCATAATGGTTGAATATAACAATTTCTTTTAGACTTTAGTGCAAAGTTATAAGATAAAAGTAATGAACTCCGAAAGTTCTTTGAATGATTGTATAATATGACCATGCATGAGGCCCTTTATATACAAGTAAAACTACGTGCATTGAGAGACATAAAAAGTGCCAAgtctactttaaagtttaaatttaatCGTTTACGTTTTGAGTAATAAGTACTAGAGAGAAAATTTCATGTGTACAAATTAAAAGTCTAGAATTCAAACTTAGCTGCCCATCCGCGTGTTTAATTactttaatttgatttggttggCACAGTGGACTTTGATGGGTAGTAGCGaagttaaaattttcattaaagagttcaaaatataaagaaataaagacTCGGACTAAAGGGGACTAAATATATAAACTAGACAAAAGAAGTTTGATGTCTACTatgtatacataaaaaaataactccaatcatgtataaatagtaatTTTTCACTGAGGGGATTAAACCCCCTGGGTCCAAGCTAGCTTCGATACGATGAGTGGATGTAAgtatatactccctctgtttcatttTAATTGGCTTtcttgctaaaaatatttgttttaatttagttatctcatttatgaaatcaagtaagttttattatattctttcaatattacctctatcattaaataactaaataaagtgtatatactaaattttatatttccaaagaatttaataaagaaaattttataaaataaatttttaataaatatttttttatcaagtcAACGAGAGTCGACTATTTTTAATAGGGGAGTATTAAGAGACATTATAATTGCAAGTGGGATAACAATCATTGAGCCGGTTCTCTTATCCTTCCTTAAATATACTCTAGAGAGAGAGAGCGCACACGGTGGAATCCAAAGCTTTGATACAGCTTCTCATTTGTATTTTAAATCTCCCTTAATAGAATaggtataaataatttattcagatccaataaaaataaatttgctAGAATGTTGAATTAATTACTACAAATTCTTACTTCCAACTCTAAATTTGAAATCTTGTACTATATTAAgaaacttaatatatatatatatatatatatatatatataaattaaatttcaaaccGAATTATTAACAATTGATATTGCTATCTTACTCCCTTCGTCCATTAACAAGTGATATTGTTAATTTATTATCATATCactctttaaatataataaattttttattttaaaaatgcaATAGTAatgtattatatttaatatcaGAGTCAATTCCTTATACTGTCACTCAACTTAGCAAAATATCCTattaaagtcatttttcttttttttattccaaCATTATCATTTAAATTTGTGCATTTTCCTTACAAACTAATAATTGTTAAAAGTGACtcaaaaaaagaccaaaatagtccataaagtttaagatttgaatttaaatagtccTTATTTTTTACATGAAATATTAATAGGCCTCCAACTATTTTTACTTTTGTACTTCTTAAAtttgtttttaatatattttattttatcaataagtgcataatataattaaaaaagacacaaatcataatattaaaaacgAATTAAGAGAGCTGGAGAAGCGTCTACGGATAAAGCGTTGTATccatatattttatcaataagtACATAATATAGTTAAAAAAGacacaaatcataatattttaacgaATTAAAAAGACAAATAATGTTAAATTAGAGTTTGAAATAAgtagttatattttaaatgaaataaataagaagtacaTTTATTGTCCAAATTGGTAAATGTATTCGGTTTTTACAGCCAAGTTGACAAGACGATATTATAATTTTCTctgaaataatatcacaagattgataaaaataatattgaaacctTAAAACATTTTTAAGTTACGAAATGGTTATATAGAATcacctaattttatttgatagtgAATGATTGATGTTATTATCATGGTATACGttaatatgcattattttttaaaataaaaccgcttaaaaatatttatatatggttcTTCTACTAACTAGAGACcctagtttgtttgtttttcgaTTTGCAGGAATTCATCGTCttctttataaattataatttttttcaataataatttgGAGTAGAAGAAACTTACAACTAACTtgaactattttatcaaaaataaagattaatcctaaaatgaataaatatagaatattattttattattgaactcCTAAGTTTTCAAATCAATAGAGTACATATAAGCTTATTTCTTACtattttaattgtaatttttgGTGGACGTCGTTAGATTTAATATCGGagataaaagttgaaagaagatTGTACTCACTAAGTTTTATAGTTGAAAGGTTATTGATATTTCGTATTGTTAACTAATAAAGATCATTTAATTCAAAGTTCAAACTTAAGGgactttttctctcattttttgagtcacttttaataattattgatttttaagaaaaacgCATAAAGTTCGATGATATtgttgaaacaaaaaaaagataaatgactttATTGGGATATTTTCCTAAGTTGAGTGACAATACGACGAATTTACTCTTAATATCAagataaaatgaattaaaataaataaattagttattaattttttaaactaaataaatactattaaatactttaaaataaacaaataaacaaataaataaatatagactAGTAAGTAATATATAAAtcccataaaattttaaattctgacTTTCACCTTTGTACCggaatactccctccgttttgtATTAGTTGATCCTTGTAGACTTAGTACATCCATTAAAAAAATACTTCCTCCGTCcattttatccgtcccaaattgggatggcacagctattaagaaaataatgattgttaacgtaattttatcattttacccctcttaattgtgtcttgttgttagttccaatattgatggatggctagtaccaaaatatcatttatatttttaatggtgtACTCTTAATAGTATTcctttttgcaatatttttcaagaatgctaataataaggagtaatcaattacactaagggtataatgaaaaaaaaattatcttatcttgataagtaaaataggacaagtaaaatgggacatcaaattaaaaaatttggaactAGTAAAATGAGACGGGGGAAATATTAattaggaaatttattttatcaaattaactttattaattatgttttgaaaatataaatttaagtaaatatattttgtttagtcatttaatgttaaaaataatattaaaaaaatataataaagtactcttaattttattaaagaaataattaaattaaaataaatatttttaaaaaaaggattaaCTAAAACAAAACAAAGGGAGTAGATCAAAATGAATACGAAGAGAACTAGATGAGGTAGGGTCCTTAAATTTGGGGGCCGGTTTGACTTCTATCTTTGGAAATTACAAATCCAAAAAATAGATAGGAAAAACATGCAAAAAGACAAAAGATTTAGCTATGTCTCATTTTCTTGAAATTAATGAGATGCCATTTTATTCAAAAAAGTGTTCCAGCTGCATGTTGCTTTGATTTGTTCCAATTTTCGTCACTTAATTCCACATTTTagggggaaaaaaaaaaaaaaatgaaatacaaacGCATCACAAGAGAGTTTGACTAACTTCATCCGCGAGTGATATTGAGTATAAGATATATAGTCACCCTAGCTATTAGTTGTTGTTGACTAATATAGCATTACTCAAATGTATTTcaaagatt encodes the following:
- the LOC107866159 gene encoding putative glucan endo-1,3-beta-glucosidase GVI, which codes for MHRLCILLFVFACVSLSSGVEGIGVNYGLLGNNLPPPAQVINLLKSRNIQNIRIFDPNQDVLKALEGSGILLILGTRNEDLQALASDPSFAKNWILTNVIPHASTVKITYISAGNEVIPGPLATFVLGAMQNLDSALKANNLNIPVTTAISLGVLGTSYPPSNGAFSGDAVQFLQPIAQFLATKQYPLLANVYTYFAYSGTPAQIQLDYALLKSTAPIVSDGQFQYNNLFDATVDSLYAALEKVGQSAVEIVVTETGWPSAGDVYATIDNAQTYVNNLVSHVASGQGTPKRPGKVLQTYIFALFNENQKPAGTEENFGLFYPNMTEVYHVNLTPYQN
- the LOC107863246 gene encoding peroxidase P7; the protein is MAPLSRNLVLAFLCLLLSFVCFSNAQLSANFYGTSCRNLQTIVSNVMRQAVNREARLGASILRLFFHDCFVNGCDASILLDDTTTFTGEKNANPNRNSARGYEVIDTIKTQVEAACPNVVSCADILALAAREGTALLGGPTWAVPLGRRDARTASQSAANTQIPGPTSSLSTLISMFSAKGLNARDMTALSGSHTIGQARCTTFRNRIYNDTNIDSQFATTRRATCPASGGDANLAPLDIQTPNQFDNDYYQNLVVRRGLLHSDQELFNGGSQDALVRSYSTNDAAFRSDFAAAMVKMGNISPLTGTNGEIRRNCRAIN